In Acidobacteriota bacterium, one genomic interval encodes:
- a CDS encoding ABC transporter ATP-binding protein/permease, with protein MDPALRRLWPYVRRHRRDVVIGLSCALASTAVTLVGPQVLKFAVDDLTAGVTRAKLAVYAGLVLAVALVGGTFRFLMRRILMGASRRMEYDLRNDFFAHLQRLAPANFERRRTGDLMSRATSDLSAVRMMTGPALMYATTTGVLFVVAVATMASLNVRLTLIALLALPLVSVAVKYFGAAIHTRSERIQAQLSEMSAIAQEALAGVRVVRAYCQESYELERFRSANEEYVRRNRDVIRLQGLFYPSLGFFLGVAALLVLWLGSREVILGRLTLGEFVAFNAYLAMLSWPMIAFGWITNMVQRGLASWKRMLDVLDEVPAVADAPGPSVPTRAVGEGAIEVRRLSFTYGQAEILHDISFRVEPGQTVAVVGPTGSGKSTLLGLLVRLHEPPPDTVFVDGVDVRRLPLDVLRGAIGMVPQEPFLFSDTLAGNIAFGLAADRTPDDRQSVIERAAAVARLDKDVTSFPKRFETVVGERGITLSGGQKQRTALARAIATDPRILVLDDALSAVDTYTEEEILSGLREVMRQRTAIIVSHRVSTIRHADLILVLEDGRMTERGRHAELVARGGFYAALHRRQLLEEELAAS; from the coding sequence ATGGACCCCGCTTTGCGCCGGCTCTGGCCCTACGTGAGGCGCCACCGGCGCGACGTCGTCATCGGCCTCAGCTGCGCCCTGGCGTCGACCGCCGTCACGCTCGTCGGACCTCAAGTCCTCAAGTTCGCCGTCGACGACCTGACGGCCGGCGTCACTCGGGCCAAGCTGGCCGTCTATGCGGGCCTCGTGTTGGCGGTGGCGCTCGTTGGCGGCACCTTCCGCTTCCTGATGCGGCGCATCCTCATGGGCGCGTCACGCCGCATGGAGTACGACCTCCGCAACGACTTCTTCGCGCACCTGCAGCGGCTGGCGCCGGCCAACTTCGAACGCCGGCGCACCGGCGACCTCATGTCGCGCGCGACGAGCGACCTGTCCGCGGTCCGGATGATGACCGGGCCCGCCTTGATGTATGCGACCACGACGGGCGTCCTGTTCGTCGTCGCGGTGGCGACCATGGCGTCGCTCAACGTGCGGCTGACGCTCATTGCGCTGCTGGCGCTGCCGCTCGTCAGCGTGGCCGTCAAGTACTTCGGCGCGGCGATCCACACGCGGTCGGAGCGCATCCAGGCTCAGCTGTCGGAGATGAGCGCCATCGCCCAGGAGGCGCTCGCCGGCGTGCGCGTCGTGCGCGCGTACTGCCAGGAGAGTTACGAGCTCGAGCGGTTCCGGTCGGCCAACGAGGAGTACGTGCGCCGCAACCGCGACGTGATCCGGCTGCAGGGGCTCTTCTACCCGAGCCTCGGCTTCTTCCTCGGCGTGGCTGCGCTGCTGGTGCTGTGGCTCGGCAGTCGCGAGGTCATCCTCGGCCGTCTGACGCTCGGCGAGTTCGTGGCGTTCAACGCGTATCTCGCCATGCTCAGCTGGCCGATGATCGCCTTCGGGTGGATCACGAACATGGTGCAGCGCGGGCTCGCGTCGTGGAAGCGCATGCTCGACGTTCTCGACGAGGTCCCGGCCGTGGCCGACGCGCCAGGCCCGTCGGTGCCGACACGCGCCGTGGGCGAAGGCGCGATCGAGGTCAGGCGCCTTTCGTTCACGTACGGCCAGGCGGAGATCCTCCACGACATCTCGTTCCGGGTCGAACCCGGCCAGACGGTGGCCGTCGTCGGGCCCACCGGCAGCGGCAAGTCGACGCTGCTCGGCCTGCTCGTCCGGCTGCACGAGCCACCGCCGGACACGGTGTTCGTCGACGGCGTCGACGTCCGACGGCTGCCGCTCGACGTCCTGCGGGGGGCGATTGGGATGGTCCCGCAGGAGCCGTTCCTGTTCTCCGACACCCTCGCGGGCAACATCGCGTTCGGGCTTGCCGCCGACCGCACGCCCGACGACCGCCAGTCGGTCATCGAACGCGCGGCCGCCGTGGCGCGCCTCGACAAGGACGTCACGAGTTTCCCGAAGCGGTTCGAGACGGTGGTCGGCGAACGCGGCATCACGCTGTCGGGCGGGCAGAAGCAGCGCACGGCGCTCGCGCGCGCAATTGCCACCGATCCGCGCATCCTGGTGCTCGACGACGCGTTGTCGGCCGTCGACACGTACACCGAGGAGGAGATCCTCAGCGGGCTGCGCGAGGTGATGCGCCAGCGCACCGCGATCATCGTCTCGCATCGGGTGTCGACCATCCGCCACGCCGACCTGATTCTGGTGCTCGAGGACGGCCGCATGACGGAACGCGGCCGCCATGCCGAGCTCGTCGCGCGCGGCGGGTTCTACGCGGCGCTCCACCGCAGGCAGCTGCTCGAGGAGGAGCTCGCCGCGTCGTAG
- a CDS encoding transglycosylase SLT domain-containing protein, translating to MTVLSVFAVAAAAVLSLLVAPGGHGEAEAMPDGPAGATELRPTAHPPIPTSTTEAWFVPDAPLRTTPAFRAFTAAATGARASDHAAVLRAVDAARLAKTPLEHWASYYRAVALTGLGRHAEAQAVLAGLRAVQPAGYLDEASLLLTARVAEALGDHRAAVSAYDELTHRRTASPDLVLDRLARAASAAGDAEAARSALSRLYFEHPLSALGAAIESQAAEWRRQADPALAGQLFDLELARAERLFAARRWADASTAFERLRSGATADALELIELRIAACDYQQRRHQNAVNRLAPWLDKASRRAEARYYHLSALRPLGRHDEYVTRARALVADFPESSWAAETLDGLGTHYILVSDEPASVEVFRTLFERFPDSPRAERAAWKLGWWLYKAGEYREAAEVFERAAAMAPRSDFRPPWLYWAGRAHDRVGDPSRANGRYALVTVDYLNSYYGRLASRRLAERGLAAGRLDGPIALERPTPAPSRVPPTVRRSVEPPAPPTRRVIETLIALELYDLAIDELLYAQRQWGTSSAIEATLAWVYARQGDLRRGINAMRRAYPQFMAAGGELLPEPILKTIFPVDYWDLIRKYSTQRGLDPYLVVALVAQESTFQPAARSSANAYGLMQIIPATGRRLARQEGLRFTTRMLTNPQTNVRLGTRHFAALIKQFGGEHFALASYNAGEHRVLRWQRERPGFEQDEFIDDIPFPETQNYVKRILGTAEDYRQLYGGKAATDADVD from the coding sequence TTGACGGTCTTGTCGGTCTTCGCCGTTGCGGCAGCCGCCGTGTTGAGCCTGCTCGTTGCGCCCGGCGGCCACGGCGAAGCCGAAGCGATGCCCGACGGTCCGGCCGGGGCCACGGAGCTTCGCCCGACGGCCCACCCGCCGATTCCGACGTCGACGACCGAGGCGTGGTTCGTGCCCGACGCGCCGCTGAGGACGACGCCGGCGTTCAGGGCGTTCACGGCGGCCGCGACCGGGGCGCGCGCCTCCGATCATGCGGCCGTGCTGAGGGCGGTCGACGCGGCCAGGCTCGCGAAGACGCCGCTCGAGCACTGGGCGTCGTACTACCGGGCCGTCGCGCTCACCGGGCTCGGCCGGCACGCCGAGGCGCAGGCCGTTCTGGCCGGTCTCCGTGCGGTGCAGCCGGCGGGATACCTCGACGAGGCGTCGCTCCTGCTGACGGCGCGCGTGGCCGAGGCGCTCGGCGACCACCGGGCGGCCGTGTCGGCGTACGACGAGCTGACCCACCGCCGGACGGCGTCGCCCGACCTCGTGCTCGACCGCCTGGCCCGGGCCGCGTCGGCGGCCGGAGATGCCGAGGCCGCGCGCTCCGCGCTGTCGCGGCTCTACTTCGAGCATCCCCTCAGTGCCCTCGGCGCGGCGATCGAGTCTCAAGCCGCCGAGTGGCGACGCCAGGCCGACCCGGCGCTGGCCGGCCAGTTGTTCGACCTGGAGCTTGCTCGAGCAGAGCGCCTGTTCGCGGCGAGGCGATGGGCCGACGCCAGTACCGCCTTCGAGCGGCTGCGCTCCGGGGCAACAGCCGACGCGCTGGAACTGATCGAACTCCGGATCGCGGCGTGCGACTACCAGCAGCGCCGCCACCAGAACGCGGTCAACCGGCTGGCGCCGTGGCTCGACAAGGCTTCCCGCCGGGCCGAAGCGCGGTACTATCACCTGTCGGCCCTGCGTCCGCTCGGCCGGCACGACGAGTACGTGACACGGGCTCGCGCGCTGGTGGCCGACTTCCCGGAGAGCTCGTGGGCTGCCGAAACGCTCGACGGCCTGGGTACACACTACATCCTCGTGAGCGACGAGCCGGCGTCGGTCGAGGTGTTCCGCACGTTGTTCGAGCGGTTCCCCGACTCGCCTCGCGCCGAGCGCGCGGCGTGGAAGCTCGGGTGGTGGCTCTACAAGGCCGGGGAGTACCGCGAGGCGGCCGAGGTGTTCGAACGGGCGGCCGCGATGGCGCCACGCTCCGACTTCCGTCCGCCCTGGCTCTACTGGGCTGGCCGCGCGCACGACCGCGTCGGCGACCCATCACGGGCCAACGGGCGGTATGCCCTCGTCACGGTCGACTACCTGAATTCCTACTACGGCCGGCTCGCGTCGCGGCGCCTGGCCGAGCGCGGCCTGGCGGCCGGCCGCCTCGACGGACCGATCGCTCTGGAACGACCGACGCCCGCGCCGTCTCGCGTGCCCCCGACCGTCCGCCGGTCGGTCGAACCGCCAGCGCCGCCGACCCGCAGGGTCATCGAGACGCTGATCGCGCTCGAACTCTACGACCTGGCGATCGACGAGCTCTTGTACGCACAACGGCAGTGGGGGACCTCGTCGGCCATCGAAGCCACGCTCGCCTGGGTCTACGCGCGCCAGGGCGACCTGCGCCGCGGCATCAACGCCATGCGACGGGCATACCCGCAGTTCATGGCGGCCGGTGGCGAGCTGTTGCCCGAGCCGATCCTGAAGACGATCTTCCCGGTCGACTACTGGGACCTCATCCGCAAGTACTCGACACAGCGTGGCCTCGACCCCTACCTGGTCGTGGCCCTCGTCGCGCAGGAATCGACATTCCAGCCGGCCGCGCGCTCCTCCGCGAATGCCTACGGCCTCATGCAGATCATCCCCGCGACCGGCCGCCGGCTCGCCAGGCAGGAAGGCCTCCGGTTCACGACGCGGATGCTGACGAACCCCCAGACCAACGTTCGGCTCGGGACCCGCCATTTCGCCGCCCTGATCAAGCAGTTCGGCGGCGAGCACTTCGCGCTCGCCAGCTACAACGCCGGCGAGCACCGCGTCCTGCGCTGGCAGCGCGAGCGGCCCGGGTTCGAGCAGGACGAATTCATCGACGACATCCCCTTCCCTGAGACGCAGAACTACGTCAAGCGCATCCTGGGGACCGCCGAGGACTACCGGCAGCTCTACGGCGGGAAGGCCGCAACGGACGCCGACGTCGACTGA
- a CDS encoding type II toxin-antitoxin system HipA family toxin translates to MRTLSVWWDRVVVGTLQVNQHGQMRFTYAADWLADTSRPAISFSLPKQEQPFTQRQCRPFFAGLLPEEAQRGVIAGALGISKGNDFALLEALGGDVAGALSLWPEGEVPPTPEPTGTPRALSDDELVEVLDTLPKRPLLAGREGMRLSLAGAQSKLPVVLVGDRVALPAPGQPTTHILKPAIERFQQTTENEALVMTLAAAVGLSVAPATVRSVKGRPYLLVTRYDRRFDANGQAHRLHQEDFCQALGIVPERKYAAEGGPTFKTGFDLLRRATTVPAVAVLAFLDAAIFNLIVGNADGHGKNFSLLYQTSGVSLAPFYDLLSTVAYPDLSPNLAMKTAKRATLEEIGPTTWTAFADDIGLAASFIRRRVRELSESVSGHVRTLPASAALAELDASALKEYAVLISSRSERLARTITT, encoded by the coding sequence ATGCGGACGCTCTCGGTCTGGTGGGACCGCGTGGTCGTCGGCACGTTGCAGGTGAATCAACACGGTCAGATGCGGTTCACCTACGCCGCCGACTGGCTGGCTGACACGTCGCGGCCTGCGATCTCGTTCTCGCTGCCCAAGCAGGAGCAGCCGTTCACGCAGCGCCAATGCCGTCCGTTCTTCGCGGGCCTTCTGCCCGAGGAGGCGCAGCGCGGCGTGATCGCCGGAGCCCTCGGCATCTCCAAGGGCAACGACTTCGCGCTCCTCGAAGCGCTCGGTGGCGATGTTGCGGGTGCCCTCTCTCTCTGGCCGGAAGGCGAGGTGCCACCGACGCCGGAACCGACGGGCACGCCGCGCGCACTCAGCGACGACGAACTGGTCGAAGTACTGGATACGCTCCCGAAGCGCCCGCTGCTCGCCGGCCGCGAGGGGATGCGGCTCTCCCTCGCCGGTGCGCAGTCCAAGCTGCCCGTCGTGCTGGTCGGCGACCGCGTGGCCCTACCGGCCCCAGGACAGCCGACGACACACATTCTGAAGCCGGCCATCGAGCGCTTCCAGCAGACCACCGAGAACGAGGCGTTGGTGATGACGCTGGCCGCAGCGGTTGGACTGTCGGTCGCGCCGGCGACTGTCCGTAGCGTGAAGGGCCGGCCGTACCTGCTCGTCACCCGCTACGACAGGCGCTTCGATGCGAATGGGCAGGCGCACCGGCTGCACCAGGAAGACTTCTGTCAGGCGCTCGGCATTGTACCCGAGCGGAAATACGCGGCGGAAGGCGGCCCGACCTTCAAGACTGGCTTCGACTTGCTTCGTCGCGCGACGACGGTTCCGGCCGTTGCCGTGCTGGCTTTTCTCGACGCTGCGATCTTCAACCTGATCGTTGGCAACGCCGACGGCCACGGGAAGAACTTCAGCCTGCTCTACCAAACCTCCGGCGTGAGCCTTGCCCCGTTCTACGACCTCCTCTCGACGGTCGCCTACCCGGATCTGTCGCCGAACCTGGCCATGAAGACCGCCAAGCGGGCGACGCTCGAGGAGATTGGGCCTACCACGTGGACGGCGTTCGCGGACGACATCGGCCTGGCGGCCTCGTTCATTCGGCGGCGTGTGCGGGAGCTCTCTGAAAGCGTGAGCGGCCATGTGCGGACGCTTCCGGCCAGCGCAGCACTTGCCGAGCTCGACGCTTCCGCGCTGAAGGAGTACGCCGTGCTCATCTCGTCTCGCTCGGAACGGCTGGCCAGGACGATCACGACGTAG
- a CDS encoding DUF2809 domain-containing protein, with protein MAESFGRSRVLYAGLLLVTIAAGLASRRFPTVQPDWLARYAGDTLWAAGVFWGLALCATRAGTLALGAGALGIAAAVEVSQLARAPWLDALRATRVGALVLGQGFLWSDLACYAFGVGAATVVDRAMRASRPGPAAARTDAG; from the coding sequence ATGGCAGAGTCGTTCGGGCGCTCGCGCGTCCTCTACGCAGGGCTGCTGCTCGTCACGATCGCGGCCGGCCTGGCCTCGCGGAGGTTCCCGACCGTCCAGCCCGACTGGCTGGCGCGGTATGCCGGCGATACGTTGTGGGCCGCTGGCGTTTTCTGGGGACTTGCCCTTTGTGCGACGCGTGCGGGCACTCTGGCCCTGGGTGCCGGCGCGCTCGGCATCGCCGCGGCCGTCGAGGTCAGCCAACTCGCCCGCGCGCCGTGGCTCGACGCGTTGCGTGCGACCCGCGTGGGGGCGCTCGTCCTCGGCCAAGGCTTCCTGTGGTCGGACCTGGCCTGCTATGCGTTCGGCGTCGGGGCCGCGACGGTCGTGGATCGCGCGATGCGTGCCAGCCGGCCCGGACCGGCCGCGGCGCGGACCGACGCCGGCTAG
- a CDS encoding GIY-YIG nuclease family protein — protein sequence MYILRCADNALYIGETADLEGRLVKHRDGSACVFTARRRPVALVYSELQETRAAALRRERQLKKWTRAKKEALIAGDLALLRRL from the coding sequence GTGTACATCCTCCGCTGCGCCGACAACGCTCTCTACATCGGCGAGACGGCCGATCTCGAGGGCCGGCTCGTGAAGCATCGCGACGGGAGCGCCTGCGTGTTCACCGCGCGGCGACGGCCGGTTGCGCTGGTCTACTCCGAGCTGCAAGAAACCCGCGCCGCCGCGCTGAGGCGCGAGCGACAGTTGAAGAAGTGGACGCGCGCGAAAAAGGAAGCGCTCATCGCCGGGGATCTCGCACTGCTCAGAAGGCTTTGA
- a CDS encoding PD40 domain-containing protein, with protein sequence MSSLPGEGAVNRPDVPAPACHLSLPPRDGPGTRPRALRQTVTAGADEAPGRAKHIPAGADERPTTWAGLGPPGWGVQWPKRSAPAGRAPPGSRPGSPRARVIPRSGGPVFRFTRTLVPYVATLAWLALATTAAAETKLLRFPAIHGDRVAFTYAGDIWTAPVAGGLATRITAHPGVELFARFSPDGRWLAFTGQYDGDEQVYVVPSTGGVPKQLTHYPARGPLTPRWGWDNQVHGWTPDGKAVVFRSLRDSWTLPVARLYTVPIDGGPAEPLPMPEAGSGDYSPDGRQMVYSPQSRDFRAEKRYGGGQANDLFIFDLTANTATRIVDHPRADRDPMWIGGAVYFTSDRDGTFNLYAYDVASRQIRQVTTSTTWDVRWPSADATGRIVYEMAGELHVLDAASGASQKVAITVPNDGLAKRPSRVSAAGQIHSFSLSPKGERVVFSARGDVFTAPIEKGPTRNLTNTSAAHAKFGRWSPDGSRIAYLSDATGEEELYIVAQDGATPPEPLTTGGRAQRYAPAWSPDGSRIAFSDKDGRVFVVTVADRKMVEIVKAPRGQVQDYTWSPRGHHLAFSLTHENDASAIHIWSARDNQVRRVTDPTFNAQNPAWDPDGQYLYYRSDRDYAPQISTVEWNFATSRTTGLFALALRKDVPHPFPPESDEVSVTKPDEAKPAEKPAEKPADKPAATDLTIDFDGITSRVARVPLDGDNYQGLAAKSGHLIYAVTGPFYYGRESDRKTSLRIYSLKDRKETTLVEDVAGYALSADGSKVLVRQGPAFHLFDATPQGANSRKTVSTAGLMVDRVPADEWAQIFGEVWRRYRDWFYVENMHGYDWAALRAQYEPLLAHVAHRSDLNYVIGEMIAELTVQHAYIEGGDFEIPARPRVALPGARFEVDRASNRFRIARIFEGHNEEPIYRSPLTEVGVDVKVGDYVLAIDGEDLTAADDPYRLLRHKADRPVRLTVNTKPTKDGARTVTYRPVTDESNLIYLNWVLGNQRRVAEMSGGRIGYLHVPDMGANGIREFIKWYYTQLPMEGLIVDVRANGGGNVSRMLIERLRRTVLALGYSRTNDRATTYPDGTFIGPMATLLNENSASDGDIFPAMFREAGLGPLIGRRSWGGVVGITNRGPLVDGGSVSVPEFGFANAKGEWVIEGYGVDPDIDVENDPASVMAGKDLQLERAVAEVMKKLQAAPVKLPPRPAPLDRTGRRR encoded by the coding sequence ATGTCATCCCTGCCAGGCGAGGGGGCGGTGAACCGACCCGACGTACCGGCACCGGCGTGTCATCTGTCCCTCCCGCCGCGCGACGGCCCGGGAACCCGGCCTCGCGCGCTCCGTCAAACCGTCACTGCGGGTGCGGACGAGGCTCCGGGCCGGGCCAAGCATATCCCGGCGGGCGCCGACGAGCGGCCGACCACCTGGGCAGGCTTGGGCCCGCCGGGTTGGGGCGTACAATGGCCGAAGCGTTCGGCGCCGGCCGGTCGTGCACCACCGGGCAGTCGACCAGGCAGTCCCCGCGCGCGCGTCATCCCCCGTTCTGGAGGTCCTGTGTTCCGATTCACTCGTACCCTGGTTCCGTACGTGGCCACGCTCGCGTGGCTCGCGCTGGCCACCACGGCGGCGGCCGAGACGAAGCTGCTGCGCTTCCCCGCCATTCACGGCGATCGCGTTGCCTTCACCTACGCCGGCGACATCTGGACGGCACCGGTGGCCGGCGGTCTGGCGACACGCATCACCGCACACCCGGGCGTGGAGCTCTTCGCCCGTTTCTCGCCGGACGGCCGATGGCTTGCGTTCACCGGGCAGTACGACGGCGACGAGCAGGTCTACGTCGTGCCGTCGACCGGCGGCGTGCCGAAGCAGCTCACGCACTACCCCGCCCGCGGGCCGTTGACGCCGCGCTGGGGCTGGGACAACCAGGTACACGGCTGGACGCCCGATGGCAAGGCCGTGGTCTTCCGCTCGCTGCGCGACTCGTGGACGCTGCCCGTCGCGCGCCTCTACACGGTGCCGATCGACGGCGGCCCGGCCGAGCCGCTGCCGATGCCGGAAGCCGGCTCGGGCGACTATTCGCCCGATGGCCGTCAGATGGTCTACTCGCCGCAGTCGCGCGATTTCCGCGCCGAGAAGCGCTACGGCGGCGGCCAGGCCAACGATCTCTTCATCTTCGATCTCACGGCGAACACCGCCACGCGCATCGTCGATCACCCGCGGGCCGATCGCGACCCGATGTGGATTGGCGGCGCCGTCTACTTCACGTCCGACCGCGACGGCACGTTCAACCTCTACGCCTACGACGTCGCCAGTCGCCAGATCCGGCAGGTGACGACGAGCACCACCTGGGACGTCCGCTGGCCGAGCGCCGACGCGACGGGCCGGATCGTGTACGAGATGGCGGGCGAGCTGCACGTGCTCGACGCGGCGAGCGGCGCGAGCCAGAAGGTCGCCATCACCGTCCCCAACGACGGCCTGGCGAAGCGGCCGTCCCGCGTGTCGGCCGCGGGCCAGATTCACAGCTTCTCGCTCAGCCCGAAAGGCGAGCGCGTCGTCTTCTCGGCGCGCGGCGACGTGTTCACGGCACCCATCGAGAAGGGCCCGACGCGCAACCTCACGAACACCTCCGCCGCGCACGCGAAGTTCGGCCGCTGGTCGCCCGACGGCAGCCGCATCGCCTACCTGTCGGACGCCACCGGCGAAGAGGAACTCTACATCGTCGCGCAGGATGGGGCCACGCCGCCCGAGCCGTTGACGACCGGGGGACGGGCGCAGCGGTATGCGCCGGCGTGGTCGCCCGACGGCAGCCGCATCGCGTTCTCCGACAAGGACGGCCGCGTGTTCGTCGTCACGGTCGCCGACAGGAAGATGGTCGAGATCGTGAAGGCACCGCGAGGCCAGGTGCAGGACTACACCTGGTCGCCGCGCGGGCATCACCTCGCGTTCAGCCTGACCCACGAGAACGACGCCTCGGCCATCCACATCTGGAGCGCCCGCGACAACCAGGTGCGCCGGGTCACCGACCCGACGTTCAACGCTCAGAACCCGGCGTGGGACCCCGACGGTCAGTATCTCTACTACCGAAGCGACCGCGACTACGCGCCGCAGATCTCCACCGTCGAGTGGAACTTCGCCACCAGCCGGACGACGGGCCTCTTCGCGCTGGCACTTCGGAAGGACGTCCCGCACCCGTTCCCACCCGAGAGCGACGAGGTGAGCGTGACGAAGCCCGACGAGGCGAAGCCAGCCGAGAAGCCGGCGGAGAAGCCGGCCGACAAGCCCGCGGCGACCGACCTGACGATCGACTTCGACGGCATCACGTCGCGCGTGGCGCGCGTGCCGCTCGACGGCGACAACTACCAGGGACTCGCCGCGAAGAGCGGGCACCTGATCTACGCCGTGACCGGGCCCTTCTACTACGGCCGCGAGAGCGACCGGAAGACGTCGCTCCGCATCTACTCGCTCAAGGATCGCAAGGAGACGACGCTCGTCGAGGACGTGGCCGGGTACGCGCTGTCGGCCGACGGGTCCAAGGTGCTCGTCCGGCAGGGCCCGGCGTTCCATCTGTTCGACGCGACGCCGCAGGGCGCGAACTCGCGCAAGACGGTGTCGACGGCCGGACTGATGGTCGATCGGGTGCCGGCCGACGAGTGGGCGCAGATCTTCGGCGAGGTCTGGCGCCGCTACCGCGACTGGTTCTACGTCGAGAACATGCACGGCTACGACTGGGCGGCGCTGCGCGCGCAGTACGAGCCGCTGCTCGCGCACGTGGCGCATCGCTCGGATCTCAACTACGTCATCGGCGAGATGATTGCCGAGCTCACCGTCCAGCACGCCTACATCGAGGGGGGCGACTTCGAGATTCCCGCACGGCCGCGCGTCGCGCTGCCCGGGGCCCGCTTCGAGGTCGATCGCGCGTCGAACCGCTTCCGCATCGCGCGGATCTTCGAGGGGCACAACGAGGAGCCGATCTACCGCTCGCCGCTCACCGAGGTCGGCGTCGACGTCAAGGTCGGCGACTACGTGCTCGCGATCGACGGCGAGGACCTCACCGCCGCCGACGACCCGTACCGCCTGCTGCGTCACAAGGCCGACCGGCCGGTGAGGCTGACGGTGAACACGAAGCCGACGAAGGACGGCGCGCGCACGGTGACCTATCGACCGGTCACGGACGAATCGAACCTGATCTATCTCAACTGGGTGCTCGGCAACCAGCGCAGGGTCGCCGAGATGTCTGGCGGGCGCATCGGGTACCTGCACGTCCCGGACATGGGGGCCAACGGCATCCGCGAGTTCATCAAGTGGTACTACACGCAACTGCCGATGGAGGGGCTCATCGTCGACGTGCGGGCCAACGGCGGCGGCAACGTGTCGCGGATGCTCATCGAGCGGCTGCGCCGCACGGTGCTCGCCCTCGGCTACTCGCGCACGAACGACCGCGCGACCACCTATCCCGACGGGACGTTCATCGGGCCGATGGCGACGCTGCTCAACGAGAACTCGGCGTCGGACGGCGACATCTTCCCGGCGATGTTCCGCGAGGCCGGGCTCGGCCCCCTCATCGGACGACGGTCGTGGGGTGGCGTCGTCGGGATCACGAACCGCGGCCCGCTCGTCGACGGCGGCTCGGTGAGCGTGCCGGAGTTCGGCTTCGCCAACGCGAAGGGTGAATGGGTCATCGAGGGCTACGGCGTCGACCCGGACATCGATGTCGAGAACGACCCGGCGTCGGTCATGGCCGGCAAGGACCTGCAGCTCGAGCGGGCCGTGGCGGAGGTGATGAAGAAACTGCAAGCCGCGCCCGTGAAGCTGCCGCCGCGCCCGGCGCCGCTCGATCGGACGGGGCGGCGGCGATAG
- a CDS encoding helix-turn-helix transcriptional regulator produces the protein MPDREPRVTIDEIGTVVRQARLAQGLRQDQLAAAAGVGLRFLVELERGKPTVRLDKVLAVLSALGCRLDVTPPPVPAGSDA, from the coding sequence ATTCCCGATCGGGAACCCCGCGTGACCATCGATGAGATCGGCACTGTCGTGCGGCAAGCCCGCCTCGCGCAGGGCCTGCGCCAGGATCAGTTGGCCGCGGCCGCTGGTGTCGGTCTGCGCTTCCTGGTCGAACTGGAGCGCGGGAAGCCCACCGTACGCCTCGACAAGGTGCTCGCCGTCCTGAGTGCCCTTGGCTGCCGTCTGGACGTCACGCCGCCGCCGGTACCGGCAGGAAGTGACGCCTGA